In Phycisphaerae bacterium RAS2, the DNA window TCTGACACTCGCAGGCTGGCAACAGGAGAGTTCGCATGGCGACGTACCTGGCTTCTCACGGAACCCGCACGATGCTCGGCATGGGGTTGGTCCTCGGACTTTGTGGCGCGGTCCTTCTGGGCATGCAGTGCCCCGGCGCGCCGACCATCCCGGGTGTCACCGACACGGATGGCGACGGCATTCCGGACAGTGAAGACAACTGCCCGAATGCGATGAACGCCGATCAGGCCGATGCCGATATGGACGGCATCGGTGACGCCTGCGAGCCGCCGCCTCCCGGATCGGGCAACTCCGGCGTGACCGGCAAGTACGTCGGCTCGGCCCGCTGCGCGCAGTGTCACGCGAACATTCACAACAACTGGTCCGCCACGCTGCACGCCAAGGCGTATGAGTCGCTTGAGGCAATCGGCCAGCAGAGCAACGCCAACTGCATCGGCTGCCACGTCGTCGGTTTCGGCGAGGAGGGCGGCTTTGTCGATCGCGCCACCACCAACGTGCTGGCCGGCGTCGGCTGCGAGGCCTGCCACGGGCCGGCGCGCGACCACGCGGAGAATGCCTCCGATGAAACGTTGCGACCACCCCGGAACATTGCGTCCTCGCTTTGCGGCCAGTGCCACACCGGCGAGCATCATCCGAATTACGATGAGTGGCTGACTTCAGGCCACGCGACGGTCGTCGAGGGTCCGGCGACGAGTTTCACGGCCGGCACGAGCCTGAACACTTGCGGCACGTGTCACTCCGGCGACTATCGCTTCCTGGCGATCATCAACAATGAGACGGTTGCCGACAACGCGCTGGCTGGCGTTCCGCGAGAAGAGATGAACGCGGTCACCTGCGCCGTCTGCCACAACCCGCACATGCGTACCGGCAATGCCGTGGACCCTGGCGACGGACGCGACTTCCAACTGCGATACCCCGAAGTCACCAGCCCGACCCCCACCAACACCATCGAGGCCACCACCAACGCCGAGCGGTTCAACATCTGCGGTCAGTGCCACCACGAGCGAGGTCGAACCTGGCAATCCACCTCGCGCGGGCCGCACCACAGCGCGCAGGTCAACGTCTACGTCGGTGAAATGGCCATGCCGCCGACGACCGGCGACGATCCGGTTGTGCCGCTCGTTCCCAGCCGCGTGTCCGTTCACTCGTTCGCCACCGAACAGTGCGCGACCTGTCACATGTATCGTGAGGACTTCCAAAGCGAGGAGGCTCCGGCCATCGCCGGGCACAGCTTCCAGGTCAGCACCAAGGGCTGCGCGAATACGGGTTGTCACCCATCGTCGGCTGCGGCGACTGCGGCACTGGCCACGCTCCAGACCGAAATCCAGGGCAAGCTGGACATGGTCAAGGTGCGGCTCGATTCCTGGGGCAACTGGGAATACACCTCCAACGGCGGACCCGGTTCCGGCG includes these proteins:
- the cycA1 gene encoding Cytochrome c-554 precursor, with the protein product MATYLASHGTRTMLGMGLVLGLCGAVLLGMQCPGAPTIPGVTDTDGDGIPDSEDNCPNAMNADQADADMDGIGDACEPPPPGSGNSGVTGKYVGSARCAQCHANIHNNWSATLHAKAYESLEAIGQQSNANCIGCHVVGFGEEGGFVDRATTNVLAGVGCEACHGPARDHAENASDETLRPPRNIASSLCGQCHTGEHHPNYDEWLTSGHATVVEGPATSFTAGTSLNTCGTCHSGDYRFLAIINNETVADNALAGVPREEMNAVTCAVCHNPHMRTGNAVDPGDGRDFQLRYPEVTSPTPTNTIEATTNAERFNICGQCHHERGRTWQSTSRGPHHSAQVNVYVGEMAMPPTTGDDPVVPLVPSRVSVHSFATEQCATCHMYREDFQSEEAPAIAGHSFQVSTKGCANTGCHPSSAAATAALATLQTEIQGKLDMVKVRLDSWGNWEYTSNGGPGSGGQAAIPDNVKKVRFLYHYILADGSKGIHNPDYVRDMLDECDDLLTGEGL